From the genome of Loxodonta africana isolate mLoxAfr1 chromosome 4, mLoxAfr1.hap2, whole genome shotgun sequence:
ttttcaatttcttaaAATCCAATTGGATGAATGAACGTAAAAAGCATACAtgcaaaatatatatacagaggaCTGGTGTTTTTTCTTCAAGATGGCAGAGACACCTTAAAATAATCCCACACAAAAGCAGTCACATTCAGAGCCTCGATTCAGAGCTGGCTACACCTAGCTCATCAGCAAAGGACAAAAGACTTGGACCTAGATGCTGAGATGTCCCGGGCTTAACCACTCACAGTAGATCCCTACACAAAGATTTCAAACCATGTTAGAAAACTGGAACCTGCTGCTGTCATTCCGCGGGCCACGCCTCGACGGGGAACGGTAACCCGAAGCACTTTTGGATacctttgccatccagtcgattccgactcatagcgacactatacaCCGACCGAAAAAATCGAGTAAGAAAAAGGGGGAGGCTAAATAGTACTAGCGGATATCCAAAATGCACGATTCGGCCCCGCCCCAGTCAGGCGCAGTCCCCCTGCAATGCATCCGTCCCCGGGGAAACGAAGACTGGGCTCCTGCCCAGGGGCGCTGGCAACGCGGCCAGAGCTCGGGATTCTGGGCGGGCCTAGGGCAGAGGCCGGCCGCGGCCAGGGCGCCGCGGGTTACACCTGTCAGGCTGCGCCTAACGCTAGGCCCCGAAACCGCCGGGGGTCTGTGGCGGACGCCGGTGGGAGCACGTCACCCGCCCCCTCGCCCCTGGCCCGGCCCCACCCCTTGCCTCCTGGCTTTACCCCTTAGTCCTTCTCCTCAAACAAATGCAATCCACATCTACCACCATTTTTCCCTCACCTCAAAAACCACCTCTTCGTCAAAGTCCGGTGTCATCCTTCTCCGCCATGCCACCCGCCTCAGCACGATGGGAAATGAAGGCGGGAGAACAAGCAGCACCGACGCTTAAGAGCCTGCCCGTCCGTGGGGGACAGAAAACTACAGTTCCCAGCAGGCCTCGCAGCTCACGCCCCTTTCCTGACGCGCTTATTGAAGAAGAGGGTGCGTATGTGGGCGGGAGGGGCGGGAGCGGGATGAAGTTCAAGCCATCTGATTGGAGGAGGCTGGGACTTTTGTGTGCCTTTTACGGTCGCGACTAGCAGGGGGCGCTTGGAGCACTGATTTTTTGGGGGAGTGAGCGGGGCACGCTCCGGCGGGGCCGTGGTGCGCGCAGCTCGGGGCCGCGCCTGGCATTCGGCCCGGAGCTCTGTGGGGCGGCGCTCGTGCACGCCTGCCCGCCGCCGGCTGCTCGCGCCCGGGAGCGCCGCGGGGTCCCGGGAGCCCGCTGCATCCTTTGTGCGTGGGCCGCGGGAGGGAAAGCGATAGCTGTGGGGGTTTTCTCTTCTGGCATAAAACTTGAAACAATGGACTGAAAAGAGAACATGGATTGAGGGAGGCGAGCGGGGAAGCGAGCTGCACAGGGGAATCATGACTTCTGCCGCCGGTAAGTGACGGCGCCAGCGCTGCCGCTGGAAAGTTTTTAGGGAGTATTGCTCGTCTTCGGCTTTCGAGCAACTTTTTCCTCCGGGTGGGTGAGCTGTGTGTCTGTCCTCTCTACCTTTCCAGAGGACCTCGGCTAATGCTGAACGAATGGGGTTTGCTGCCGGGTTTACTCGCCTGTTCCTGCCAAGAGGGCTGCTTGGAAATCCGTGTATCTCTTGGGACTTCCCTTCAGAGGGAGAGCTATTTGGAGGCTCTTTGCGCCAGGGGAAACGCGAAATGTAGAGAGCGTTTGCTCTTCTTGCCTAAAATTTGAGTAATTTGCGTTTGCATGTGAAAGTAGTTTAGATTTCCATGTTAAGAAATTAGTTATTCTAGGAAAGCTTAAGTATTCCCGGCGTGTTGAACTCAGCGACTCTGTGCGACTAGCTTTAAAGCTAGTATCGACTGGAAACTCTTGCAGCCTTATTCGATAAAGTGGTTTAGACATTGTTCCTCACGTCCTGGTGGTTATTTGAGAAACAGAGCAATAAGATTGCCGATAGCAACTGTTTACTCATCTTCGCCCAATTTCGTATGGTTTTCTTAAATTTCTACCTAGTTTGTGTAAACGAAGACCTGTTTTCTGTCTGACTCTCACACTCTTTTCCCCTTATCCAGATGACAAAGCCTGTGTTTACCTTTGTGTGGATTTTGAGCAATTCTGGACATTTTAAAGGAACAGTTCTTATTttctaaaatgatttttaatGAGGTGTTGAATTCATTTTATAAGAAAGTaggttaatttttaaaacagaatttAATGTGTTaagtaaaggttttttttttaaaaaaatgtttttgttcatGTTGAAGGGAATAAACTTTcattagaaataataatagtttaAAGCTTTTCCTCAAAGTTACTTGTAGAATCAGCACTTAAGTATCAGATTAAGTTTTCTGTACTTTTCCTGGCATTTGTTTAAGATTTCTGCAACTGGAAATTGTCGAACAGCACCCTAAATATTCTGATTTGTATTATTTCTAAAGCCTAGATGTATTTGAGTGTTGCATTGCTAGGTGTAATCAGATTACAATTAACAAGACAAGAAATTAACCAATAGGAATAAGAAAGCAGGGAGTGAAGTGTTTCTGTAGAAGACGTTGTGGATCTTTCCTTTTTGATCTTGATCTTGCATGTGTGTATTATAGGAGATGTGTCATACACCATTAGAGTTGTTTATAAGCACTCTTTTTCTTAACAAAGGGAGGCTTTCTACTGACTTGAGGTGTATTATTTTCATGCTGAATTTCTGTGCATCACGTTTGTCGAAGTTTTCTTTATTGCTTTATTTCAGTATAAAGTATTTTGAATTTAAAGtagttggaaattaaaaaaatcattccaGCCAATGTTAGTTCTCCCTTTTTTGAGTGTCAAATGAATTGAAAACAGTCATTCCTTATATGTATCAGTTTTCAATTCCAGTCCTATCGTTTCGTAATGAGCAGGTACAGAAGCACCTACTTTGACTTTTAAATATGTAAACTTGATTCCTAGGGCCCAGTTGGAAGTTTATGATTCTGTCATTTGAATTATTCTAGAATAATCAgactatttttatattttgtcaaCTTTACAATTAAAGAACACCACAGACATTTTTGTGGTGTTTAAAAGAGGGATACTTCCTGTGTTTAGCTGAGTTAGTTGGTTTTTAGCACGGCTCACTTGGAAGCGTTAACTGCTGTTTTTGTTCACCGATCTGTTATACATGTCTATATGGGGAACATGGAAGAGATCTGGGGTTATCTAAGTTATAAGAATCTTGAAGAAGAGTTTGCTCTGTTTTTCTGCATCTGTGAGAGCTTGGGTCTTCAGTAGAGATCTTAGAATTATTCTAAGCATTATATGAAAAAGGAGAGGTAATGATAGGGTgtatattttacttctttttcagcATGTACAGGTCACTATTTTATTAATTTGGAGCTGGTTCAGTTGCCCAGAAGGTGTGCACGTGAACCACACAGCCACCTGTGTGTAACAGATGATGGTTGTTTGTAATAGTAAAATGGTACTAGTGCTTCAGTTTCTTACCTTattttcccctggagccaaaCAGCTGTGTAAATAAAAGATTTGCTGCTTTGCTGTAAGAAGCTTTGGGCCTGACTGTTGATACAGTATTAAGATCCAGAGGTGCTGGATTCGTTTCCAAACATCATGCACTTATTTCAAGACTTTGACATTGGAGCAGACTGTAACGTAATGGCTTGTTATTTTTTGAGTTGTGTTTctttcaaagcaaaaaaaaaaaaaaaaaggatttctgATATTGCAGGACCAGTGACTCAATTGAACGCTCGTTCCCACTAAAAATTAAGGGCTTATTCAGTGATCTGGTTGAAGTTGATTCCTGCTAAATTTTCATAATATTATTCTACATTAAAATGGGTattggattttttaaaagaaatttcctGTTACTGAGACATATTAAGGGTATGAGTATGTGGCAGCTCTGACTATTCTCAGGCCCTGTTTTCAGCACAGCAATGAAGCAGTGAATGAGATTAACAAAGTCCCTGCCCTGCTGGAGCTTGCCTTCTAGTGGTGGAGACAgatgctggagaaaaatgaagaagcatGCATGCAGAAGAAAATAATGTGAAGTGGCCAGAATGagtcattggtggttcagtggcactttccatgtgggagacccagtttgattcccagccagtgcgccTCATGCAcacccaccactcgtctgtcagtgaagggttgtttgttgccataatgctgaacagatttagtggagcttccacactaagacgaACCATGAAGAAACCCATGGACGACAAGGGTCCAATCTCtgaccgatcatggggatggcacaggactgggcagcatcgtgcatgagtcaggggctgacacacagcagctaagaacaacaaagtggCTAGAGACTGTAAGGGATAGCTTCTCCTGAAGAAAGTATCTCAACAGTTGTAATCTCAGAATCTTGTGGGTTTTAGAGATGATCTAACTCCATTTACAAGATGAAGCAGGGAGATCTGCCTCAAAGGCATACAATTAGGCTAGGCCCTCTGCCTACCAGTTGTCACTGGCTTTCTGCAATGCACAGTTAACCAACAATGGTAAACGCAAATTGGTATATATTTAATTCAGTGAGTAAGCATTGAGGACTTTAGGTACATAATATTGTGCTATATTTATTTGAAATTAACACCAGCTCAGTACTGATGTGTAGTCAGGTGAATTGCTGGTACACTGAAAACAGGGATTTATGTCTTTGGGAAGCAGCATTAAGTATAaaacaattaaagaaaaaggTAAAGTTGGTACCAGAAATTAAAAAGCAATTTAAGAATCAAAATCGACGAGTTAAATAACCCTGAAGCTCTGACAAAGCCATAAGACTCAGAAAGTAAGATAAATCTGATGAGagttggttttattttgttgttgttgtgtatttAAATCCCTTTGAAAATCCCAAAGACAGGATGTTTTTCGAATGGTAATAAAAGTCAAATCAAGATGACAATCTGtcagttttcattattttcagtaagctggggttggggggagggTTGAGAAGTTTAGGGCATTCATCTTACTTTCTCTTAAGACTTGACCCAACAGATTATATGAGTTTAATTTGATAGACTATTACACCAACCTTTATTACTAGGCTTTGACAGATTTCGCAATtttttttctaccaaaaaaaaaaaaactttaataacATGCTTATTGAACAGCTAACTGAAATTGTATGGCTTTGGGAATTTATATTGTTAttttgaaaatacaataaaacctgcaaaagGTGGAACctgtgtgagagaaagaagactcaaAATCTTTCCCCTAAaaggagcaatagaaaagtggtaaaactgcaccctgtcaaagatggaaaacttgtgagacccagaaaaacaaggcagtcccatcgagttctggctttcacagtttGCACTGTATTTCATATCTTCTTTATTTATGATAATACTCAATCCAGAAATTAAGTAAGAAGACAACTGCTAGCATGTAATTTTGGTTGTACACATATAGTAGGGGTTCAGGAAATTCTTCTTTGGTTGATAAAGGGAAGTAGAGCACCCTACTCTATTTTTTTACTTAGTTCCATGTACTGTCTTCCTGAGTGTTGTGACTAATTTCCTTTGTTGAAAAGAACCCCCCCCCCCAATGAAATATCAAAGCTTCTGTGTATTCAGGTAATGTTCAGCAGTCCTTTGTGGCAGATATtttgaagtttatttttatttttttcggTAAATTAAGTTTTTATTCAGCCTAGATCCTGTTGGAAGAGCAAACATAAGTATAAGAAGTATAAGATGAAACGTTTTCAGACCTCAGGTCTCCTTGAGAAGTAAGACAGGGTCATAAGTGACAATGCAAGTGGAAGAACCTTTTTATGCTACAGTTCTCTTGGGTAAAGCTTTTAGTAGGCTTCAGCCAGCGTGCCTCATGCGCAGTCACCATCtacttgtcagtggaggcttacatgttgctatgatgctgaccagattcggtggagcttccagactaagccgaGCTAGGAAGAAAATTATGGATCAGAAGGGTCTGATCCCTAATcgaccatggggatggcacaggactgggcagcatcttgttttgttgtgcacggggtcagcatgagtccAGGGCTGGCATGTGGCCACTAACAACAGAGTGGCTGGAGAATATTAGGGATAGCTTCTCCTGCAGGAGGCATCTCAAGGATTATAATCTCAGAATCATATGGGCTAGGGGCCAGTTCTATACAAATCCAGCAGAGTATAAATAGGTGTTCATTAAATACTTTTTAGTGTTGTGGAAGAATTACGGCACTAGAAATTGCGGTCATCTGCTAATAGTACCTAGCAGAATAACTGGTGGAATGTGACAAAAATGCAGATAGTCAGGATCTATCCCCTGAGGTTCTGATTGATTAGGTCTGGAGTAGGGCTTGGACATgtgacgtaaaaaaaaaaaaaaaaaggctccatgaaggattaaaatgaaaattctcaatTGATAACCCCTGCGCAGGGAAGTACTAACTTCATTATGAGACTCAAATAATATAGCAGAATTAATTTTCAGTCTTAAAGTTTATAAGATTCCTGTATTCTGTTTTTAAGATTGCTTTGGGGTTCTGTCTGTTGAGGTAGACAGATGATTGATAAAAGGCATAtatatggtggcatagtggttaagagttcagctaaccaaaaggtcgtcagttcgaacccaccaggcattccttggaaaccctgtggggcagttctgctccgtcctatagggttgctatgggtcagaattgagttgacagcaatgggtttggtgtggtttcatagggtcgcacagtggttaaagcacttggctgctaactaaaaggttggtggttcgaacccatcagctgctccatggaagaaagatgtggcagtctgcttctgaagatttcagccttggaaaccctatgaggcagttctcctctgtcctgtagggtcgctataagttggaattgactcagtggcaaggagcttggtttttggtgtttttttttggcatgagtcgaaatcgactcaacacctTTTGGTTTACTGTATATCATTGAGGAAGAAAAATACAACTCTTATTCGTATGAGAAGCTTAATGAGTCACATCCTACATTTAACTGAGGCAAATTCAACTCTCAGCACTCAGCAAATAAGCTGAAGTGCTCCTCCAATTATTTCATTTAGTGTCAGTAGAAGATACGGTAATTTTTTCCaaagttgaaggaaaaacaaGCTGTATTgcacttattttaaaatgtacaatatacCCACGTATACTGGAATGTATACTGAAATTTAAGGGCAATTTAAGGAATTGTCAAGAGTAATATTGACTACAACGTAGCACAGCCTACCTctaagggcagtggtggttcagtggtagaattctcgagtTCCATGCAAGACCTGGAGCCCTAATGGCgtggtgcttaagagcttgggctgctaaccaaaaggctggcagttccaatccaccagccactccttggaaaccctgtgaggcaattctgctctgtcctacaggattgctatgaattggaatcagttagaaggcaatgggtgttttttgtttttttaatgcgagacctagatttgattcctggctggtgCACCTCAAGTGAATCCACAGCCTTTCTCTTAGTGGAGACTTGgttttgctctgatgctgaacaggtttcagtggagcttccagactaagatagcctaggaagaaaggtctggcgatctggtTCTGGAtaattagcaaatgaaaaccctatggatcacaatggttctgatgtgcaactgatcatgggatggtgcaagactgggcagtgttttgttccattgtgcatggggtcaccataagttggggctgactcaatggcagctagcaacaacaatagaATAATATAACCTATCTGGTAAAGAAAAGTGCAAGTTCACGCACTGTTTGTTATGGATTGTagtgtgtcccccagaaatatgtgttgtaaattctatgtTTGGGTTTGgatttatacctgtggttataattccgttTGGGAACgggctttttgttgttatattAAGAGCCCgtatcagtgtagagtgtgttGTAAGCCATGCCAATGTAGGGTGTCTTATGAGACATAAAAAGAGTAGGTTAGGTCAcaaaaggaagcagagatgggggaagataaataccatgccacatgaagattgccagtGAGCCGAAGAATAgaaagaagctgaagagacaaggatctccccacagagccaacacagacagaaaacgTTGCCCTAGAACCGGCACCCCGACTTTGgaactctagcctcctaaaccgtgagaaaataaatttctgtttgttaaaacgacccacttgtagtatttctgttaaacagaactagacaactaagacactgttaaaagtaaaaatgttataaaatttaATCATGTATCATTTTGTGCTTTGGATATTTTGTCAtcaaattattacttttttttttttttcctttctagagATTAAGAAGCCACCAGTGGCCCCCAAGCCAAAGTTTGTGATGGCAAATAATAAACCAGCTCCACCTCCTGTTGCTCCTAAACCTGACATTGTGATTTCTAGTGCTccacagtcaataaagaaaacCAAGCCGGCAATAGCTCCGAAACCAAAAGTTCTGAAGGACTCACCTGTTCGAGACATCAGTCTGTCACCATCGAGGACTATGAACCTGGAAGAGCACAAACAGAAAGTACCTGAAAATGCTGACGACTTCAATTCTAAGAATGTAGGGAACCAGAGCAGTGACTATATTTTACCAGCGTGCCCCTGCAGCTCTGAGTGTAGCCATAAACTGGGGAATAGAGGGAATTCCTGTGTGAAGCAGCTTGTTTTAGAGCCCCTGGAAATGcatgaaaatttagaaaattgtAAAATCGATGAGTTCTCTTTAACTGTAAAAACTAGGGATAAATGTGATTCTCATGGTAAAAAGGTAAAGAGCCAGAGTGGAGTAGTTTTAAAAGCAAGCATCCTAGAAGAGAATCTCAAAGATGTTTTAACACAAGGAACATCACCCTTTAGCTCACCACCGAAGCATAGATCCAAAGACAACCCAGACGTGAATGGTGGCTGTAATTCGAACAAGCAATTCAGTATTGAATTTACTGACTTGTCACCATCCTCATCCAGTTTTGAGAAAGTCTCTGACCATCACCACCTCCTACAGCCTCCAAGTGATGAATTTCAAATTGTTGAAACTTGTCAGGATAGTATTAGAAAAAGCAGTAGTTGCTTTCATTCATCCAAACAATTAGCTCTGGAAAATGGCAAAAGGAATAATTTTATATCTTCAGATGAAGTTAGTAAGAAGATGGAAGTTAAAGACGTTGGTCCTTTAGAAATTCACTTAGTACCATATACCAAAAAATTCCCAACTCCCAAGCCCAGAAAGACTCGCACTGCTTGTCTGATACGCCAAAGGTACGTAGACACTCCTAGTGAAAGTACTGAGGAACCAGAGAATTCAGACAGTAGCTCTTCTTGTCTTATTGAAGACAATTTGAGGAACAATAAAATTAGCGTTCTTCCTCAGAATGTTTTGTGTAACCAGCAACAGGTGGACAAAGTGAAGCGAGGAAGTAAAAATGAATTGAATCTGGACTCTGACTACGACAGAGAAGACTTAGCCAATTCACAGAAAGCTGTGTGTCCTGAAACTTTTTCCTTTGAAAAAATGGCATCTCCTTTAGATACAGACTCCAGTTTGAGTTCTGACAGCAAGACAGTAGATGGCTGTAATATGTCGCTTGCTATGGACAATGGGATCAGTATTACAGGATGCAGTGCTTTATCTGTGAGCCTGCCTAAGCAACTCAAATTAACTTCTAATGAACATTTGCCTGCTGCATATAACCCGGGAGTGTGTGCCTATCAAATGCAAAAGGAATCTACAATAAAGGATGAAAGTTCTTTAAGAATTATTCCCAAAAAACCTCAAAGACACAGCTTGCCTGCTGCAGGAGTGCTTAAAAAGGCCGCCTCAGAGGAGCTTGTAGAGAAGAGTTCTTATCCctcaaatgaagaaaaaaattccgaGAAGAGTCTAGAAAGAAATCACGTTCAGCATTTGTGTGCCCAAAACCATGGTATGTCATCCTCCTTTGATGTGCCTAAACGGGCTTCAGAAAAGCCAGTGTGGAAATTACCTCATCCTATTTTACCCTTTTCGGGGAACCCAGAATCTTTAAAGTCTGTGAGGATGTCCTCAAATAGTGAGCCCTTAGGTGCCCTAACCAAGCCTAGAGCAAGGTCATTATCTGCTGTGGATGTGGAAAGGAGCACTAAGCCTTGCAAAGACTCTCAAAAGAAAAACTCTTTGAAAAAGTTGCTCAACGCGAAATTGTCCACCTGTTTTATGAAGGGTGACTTTCAGAAATTTTGGTCTAAGAGTAGCCAACTTGAAGATACGACCACTGGTAACCTCTGTGGTGGGGAGCAGAAGGGGATTGAAAGTGATTGGCATGGCTTGTTGGcaggagaagaaaagagaagTAAACCCATTAAGGCGTATTCTGCAGATAACTACAGCCTGGAATcccagaagaagaggaagaagtctCGGGGCCAGACCAGCATGGCCAGTAGTCCTAGAGCTGAGTCTTTGGATGACCAGATGCTCTCCAGGGAGTCATCATCTCAGGCCCCTTGCAGATCCGTTACAAGCGCCTGTGCACCAGAGTATGAAAATATACACCATTATAAGGAAACACCAGCGTATGAGAACTTGCCATTCATTATGGTTATAGGGAAAACTCCAGAGTTTGAATGTCGCAATTCCAGCAACATGGAGGACACTGATGCAAATGTGTATGAAGTAGAAGACCCTTATGAAGCTCCTGCTAGCCAGCTGCAACTTGGATCCAGACTTCAGCATTGCAGGTAACACTTAGGTGCCGGACACATCGTGCTTTTGCATGTATTATTGCAATTAACTTTCAATAACCATGTGAGATAAGTATTGTACATGGGGGAAAATCACCTGGTGGGAGACTGGTTTAGTTaagcatatataaaaaaacaaaagaaaaatttgtgTTCCCCATTTCTATAATGAGACTGAGCATTGGCTACGATGACTGATTCTTAGATGTGTTTTAATTATTAGTGGTTATTTGTCTTCTCTTCAAAATAGCTAGTAAAATGGACTCTTAGAGCACTAATTTTTCAAAACATACTGACTAGTTATGGAATTCTTATTACAAAGTGCAGCCTCCATTTATCATAGGGATGGGATGGATATTTGCAGTGCAAGCTTGAAACAGTCGACTTATTAATAGCTGATGCAAAGAATTAGAACCAGAAGGATGGTAGATGCTGCAAGGAAGGTCTGGAACAGAGAGGTCTCAGGCCCTCCAAGGCACCAACTCAGGAGTCATTGCAGGAAACCTGGGGCAGAAAATTGGCCAGTCAATGAGGGGGTTTTTTGCTAAGTGTAAGGAATCTGTACAGTTATTGAAATTCTGCATTGTCTCTGTCAGGTAAAAACTTTTAAACTTGCAGAAGTTACCACTCTGAGGATTAGTTGTTTTACTCATTGAAGCTAATTGCTGACTTCTGatgaatataggaaaaaaatGTAAGGAACCAtaattgctttctttcttttatacatGAACTTCGTGCCCCTGGAATACATACTGTATCTCTCTTATTGAAATGTTGTCCAGCTTTGTTGGGCCAGCTTAGCAATCTTTGGTTTCATGAAGCTTCCAGAATCACCCAGTGGGAAGTGTTCATGTCCTATTCTGACCTCCCAATTATAATATGATGTTCTTACAGCCTTTATCTCAGTCTTTCTTATGATATGGTTATTTATTGGCATGTCTGGTGTTCTGTATTTGATCTtgtatctgctaaccaaaaggttggggatttgagtccacccagaggtgcctcagaagaaaggcgatctacttctggaaaattagccgttgaaaaccttttggagcacagttctactctgacacacgtggggtcaccatgatttggagtcTACTCAAGGGCGACTGATTCTCCTTTTATTATGCTTTTGtgtagcgtgtgtgtgtgtgtgtgtgtgagagagagagagagagagagagtttgttAAAGAAGAATGATTTTGAATTTGGCTTCTTAGTGATAGACTATTATCCTTGGCTAAAACTAAAATGTTCTCTTGAAATTGGAGGTTTGGCCCTTGGGCAGGTTCCCTTTCGGCCCTCAGGCTTAAATCTGGAGGGTTTAACATTGTCTCTGACACAGGCTCTTCATTTCTGGATCTTGTCCATTGGCTGGTAGCTTCTTATGCAATTAGAGCACTGCTGGAGTTGGGGCAGCCAGGTTGTAAGGGGTTAACTACACAGCCAGCCAGTGTAGTTGGagggcattcagaaggagggttcTTTCTGGAGGCCACAGGAAACTGAGGGCTGCTTTGGACAGGTTGCAGGCCTTC
Proteins encoded in this window:
- the FGD6 gene encoding FYVE, RhoGEF and PH domain-containing protein 6 isoform X1, which encodes MTSAAEIKKPPVAPKPKFVMANNKPAPPPVAPKPDIVISSAPQSIKKTKPAIAPKPKVLKDSPVRDISLSPSRTMNLEEHKQKVPENADDFNSKNVGNQSSDYILPACPCSSECSHKLGNRGNSCVKQLVLEPLEMHENLENCKIDEFSLTVKTRDKCDSHGKKVKSQSGVVLKASILEENLKDVLTQGTSPFSSPPKHRSKDNPDVNGGCNSNKQFSIEFTDLSPSSSSFEKVSDHHHLLQPPSDEFQIVETCQDSIRKSSSCFHSSKQLALENGKRNNFISSDEVSKKMEVKDVGPLEIHLVPYTKKFPTPKPRKTRTACLIRQRYVDTPSESTEEPENSDSSSSCLIEDNLRNNKISVLPQNVLCNQQQVDKVKRGSKNELNLDSDYDREDLANSQKAVCPETFSFEKMASPLDTDSSLSSDSKTVDGCNMSLAMDNGISITGCSALSVSLPKQLKLTSNEHLPAAYNPGVCAYQMQKESTIKDESSLRIIPKKPQRHSLPAAGVLKKAASEELVEKSSYPSNEEKNSEKSLERNHVQHLCAQNHGMSSSFDVPKRASEKPVWKLPHPILPFSGNPESLKSVRMSSNSEPLGALTKPRARSLSAVDVERSTKPCKDSQKKNSLKKLLNAKLSTCFMKGDFQKFWSKSSQLEDTTTGNLCGGEQKGIESDWHGLLAGEEKRSKPIKAYSADNYSLESQKKRKKSRGQTSMASSPRAESLDDQMLSRESSSQAPCRSVTSACAPEYENIHHYKETPAYENLPFIMVIGKTPEFECRNSSNMEDTDANVYEVEDPYEAPASQLQLGSRLQHCSSGASQEGHNDLDLGLDDLPSDEEEVINSSDEDDVSSGSSKGEPDPLEDKQGEDTGMKCKVHHIAKEIMSSEKVFVDVLKLLHIDFRDAVAHASRQLGKPVIEDRILNQILYYLPQLYELNRDLLKEMEERMLNWTEQQRIADIFVKKGPYLKMYSTYIKEFDKNIALLDEQCKKNPSFAAVVRDFEMSPRCANLALKHYLLKPVQRIPQYRLLLTDYLKNLLEDSGDYRDTQDALAVVIEVANHANDTMKQGDNFQKLMQIQYSLNGHHEIVQPGRVFLKEGTLMKLSRKVMQPRMFFLFNDALLYTTPVQSGMFKLNNMLSLAGMKVRKPTQEAYQNELKIESVERSFILSASSATERDEWLEAISKSIEEYAKKRITFCPSRSLDEADSENKEEVSPLGSKAPIWIPDTRVTMCMICTSEFTLTWRRHHCRACGKIVCQACSSNKYGLDYLKNQPARVCEHCFQELQKLDHQHSPKIGSPGNHKSPSSALSSVLHSIPSGRKQKKIPAALKEVSANTEDSSMSGYLYRSKGNKKPWKHLWFVIKNKVLYTYAASEDVAALESQPLLGFTVTQVKDENSESKVFQLLHKNMLFYVFKAEDAHSAQKWIEAFQEGTIL
- the FGD6 gene encoding FYVE, RhoGEF and PH domain-containing protein 6 isoform X2, producing the protein MTSAAEIKKPPVAPKPKFVMANNKPAPPPVAPKPDIVISSAPQSIKKTKPAIAPKPKVLKDSPVRDISLSPSRTMNLEEHKQKVPENADDFNSKNVGNQSSDYILPACPCSSECSHKLGNRGNSCVKQLVLEPLEMHENLENCKIDEFSLTVKTRDKCDSHGKKVKSQSGVVLKASILEENLKDVLTQGTSPFSSPPKHRSKDNPDVNGGCNSNKQFSIEFTDLSPSSSSFEKVSDHHHLLQPPSDEFQIVETCQDSIRKSSSCFHSSKQLALENGKRNNFISSDEVSKKMEVKDVGPLEIHLVPYTKKFPTPKPRKTRTACLIRQRYVDTPSESTEEPENSDSSSSCLIEDNLRNNKISVLPQNVLCNQQQVDKVKRGSKNELNLDSDYDREDLANSQKAVCPETFSFEKMASPLDTDSSLSSDSKTVDGCNMSLAMDNGISITGCSALSVSLPKQLKLTSNEHLPAAYNPGVCAYQMQKESTIKDESSLRIIPKKPQRHSLPAAGVLKKAASEELVEKSSYPSNEEKNSEKSLERNHVQHLCAQNHGMSSSFDVPKRASEKPVWKLPHPILPFSGNPESLKSVRMSSNSEPLGALTKPRARSLSAVDVERSTKPCKDSQKKNSLKKLLNAKLSTCFMKGDFQKFWSKSSQLEDTTTGNLCGGEQKGIESDWHGLLAGEEKRSKPIKAYSADNYSLESQKKRKKSRGQTSMASSPRAESLDDQMLSRESSSQAPCRSVTSACAPEYENIHHYKETPAYENLPFIMVIGKTPEFECRNSSNMEDTDANVYEVEDPYEAPASQLQLGSRLQHCSSGASQEGHNDLDLGLDDLPSDEEEVINSSDEDDVSSGSSKGEPDPLEDKQGEDTGMKCKVHHIAKEIMSSEKVFVDVLKLLHIDFRDAVAHASRQLGKPVIEDRILNQILYYLPQLYELNRDLLKEMEERMLNWTEQQRIADIFVKKGPYLKMYSTYIKEFDKNIALLDEQCKKNPSFAAVVRDFEMSPRCANLALKHYLLKPVQRIPQYRLLLTDALAVVIEVANHANDTMKQGDNFQKLMQIQYSLNGHHEIVQPGRVFLKEGTLMKLSRKVMQPRMFFLFNDALLYTTPVQSGMFKLNNMLSLAGMKVRKPTQEAYQNELKIESVERSFILSASSATERDEWLEAISKSIEEYAKKRITFCPSRSLDEADSENKEEVSPLGSKAPIWIPDTRVTMCMICTSEFTLTWRRHHCRACGKIVCQACSSNKYGLDYLKNQPARVCEHCFQELQKLDHQHSPKIGSPGNHKSPSSALSSVLHSIPSGRKQKKIPAALKEVSANTEDSSMSGYLYRSKGNKKPWKHLWFVIKNKVLYTYAASEDVAALESQPLLGFTVTQVKDENSESKVFQLLHKNMLFYVFKAEDAHSAQKWIEAFQEGTIL